The following are encoded together in the Pseudoalteromonas piscicida genome:
- a CDS encoding YchJ family protein: MSCYCNSSLPYSQCCEPYLKGQKFAERPQILMRSRYTAYCLKDAKYIHDTYAHAKQAQNNVDDIAAFANYAHFIKLEVLEEVVEATQGIVEFKAHYIAENMHYILHERSNFITEAGRWYYLDGELYDAPATKVGRNDVCPCGSDKKYKKCHGS, from the coding sequence ATGTCTTGTTATTGCAATTCATCCCTTCCCTATTCGCAATGTTGTGAGCCTTATCTTAAGGGACAAAAATTCGCAGAGCGTCCTCAAATACTCATGCGCTCTCGCTATACGGCATACTGCTTAAAAGATGCAAAGTATATTCATGACACCTACGCCCATGCTAAACAAGCACAAAACAATGTCGACGATATTGCAGCATTCGCTAATTATGCACACTTTATAAAATTGGAAGTGCTAGAAGAAGTAGTAGAAGCTACTCAGGGGATCGTTGAGTTTAAGGCGCACTATATCGCAGAAAACATGCACTATATACTCCATGAGAGATCAAATTTTATTACCGAAGCAGGCAGATGGTATTACTTAGATGGCGAATTGTACGATGCGCCTGCAACCAAAGTAGGCAGAAATGACGTTTGTCCGTGTGGGAGTGATAAAAAGTACAAAAAGTGCCACGGTAGCTAA
- a CDS encoding ion channel — protein MADKPICQYVSPEGKKCSEIDMGSGYCFWHDNKFDKGGLELSQKLERYAKRGGLLQGLELKRANLEGLNLVNFENHHGYDLSYSNFYRANLKGAHLFNNTIKHASLMKADLREASLHCCNLESTNLLGIKLENTRIDNMELGEQLLQEQQAFEARRNRAIEDAEDLFLQSEEIYRLLRKGAENQGLFEMVGRFTYKELRMRHAQYPRFSKRHLISSFVDLLCGYGEKPENVIRFSLGMIITCAFCYFLFGVSFQDQIMQMDLNNSVYENVMALLNSFYFSVVTFTTLGYGDITPVGISRLIAAVEAFTGSFSLALFVVVFVKQMTR, from the coding sequence ATGGCTGATAAACCCATTTGCCAATATGTGTCACCTGAGGGAAAAAAATGCAGTGAAATCGATATGGGCTCAGGTTACTGCTTTTGGCATGACAATAAATTCGATAAAGGTGGCTTGGAGCTAAGCCAAAAGCTTGAACGCTATGCCAAGCGCGGCGGCTTGCTGCAAGGCTTAGAGTTAAAGCGGGCCAATTTGGAAGGGCTCAATCTTGTTAACTTTGAAAATCATCATGGCTATGATCTATCTTATAGCAACTTTTATCGTGCCAATTTGAAAGGGGCGCACCTGTTTAATAATACCATTAAGCACGCGTCGTTAATGAAGGCGGATTTGAGAGAAGCAAGTCTGCACTGCTGCAATTTAGAAAGCACCAATTTGCTTGGCATAAAGCTGGAAAACACCCGTATCGATAATATGGAACTCGGCGAGCAATTACTACAAGAGCAGCAAGCTTTTGAAGCTCGTAGAAACCGAGCTATAGAAGACGCGGAAGACTTGTTCCTACAGTCCGAAGAGATCTATCGTTTACTACGTAAAGGCGCAGAAAACCAAGGATTATTTGAAATGGTTGGGCGCTTTACATATAAAGAGCTGCGCATGCGACATGCCCAGTATCCACGATTTTCAAAACGTCACCTTATTTCCAGCTTTGTCGACTTACTATGTGGGTATGGAGAAAAACCGGAAAATGTCATTCGCTTCAGCCTAGGTATGATAATTACCTGTGCATTCTGCTATTTTCTATTCGGCGTTTCGTTTCAAGATCAGATAATGCAGATGGACTTAAACAACAGTGTATATGAAAACGTGATGGCACTGCTGAACAGCTTTTATTTTAGTGTCGTTACCTTCACAACCTTGGGGTACGGGGACATTACGCCTGTGGGGATCTCACGGTTGATTGCAGCGGTAGAAGCGTTTACCGGCAGCTTTTCATTAGCGCTATTCGTGGTGGTATTTGTGAAGCAAATGACGAGGTGA
- a CDS encoding VC2046/SO_2500 family protein: protein MQIDGVLISESQLGSALNISVHETRSADFAMLLSMLSTDALDFSQFHLPKSEAAAKDNSEEILKKQFEIGPQKPLAPKEYNMLIGQHNAQLVSMGAMATLRLQENLNPEPFAARNDKKHIPLEVVENLEPAVKRRLASAQGKLALVTDKAMDAAGFYDQIATGDMQSMLRATA, encoded by the coding sequence ATGCAAATTGATGGCGTTTTAATCAGTGAGTCGCAATTAGGGTCCGCGTTGAACATCAGTGTTCATGAGACGCGCTCTGCCGATTTTGCCATGCTGTTATCTATGCTATCAACCGATGCATTAGATTTTAGCCAATTTCATCTACCAAAATCTGAAGCTGCCGCAAAAGATAACTCAGAAGAAATACTAAAAAAGCAATTTGAAATAGGTCCACAAAAGCCACTTGCCCCAAAAGAGTACAATATGCTTATTGGTCAGCATAACGCGCAGCTGGTATCTATGGGGGCGATGGCGACCTTGCGATTACAGGAAAATTTAAATCCAGAACCTTTTGCCGCACGAAATGATAAAAAGCATATTCCACTCGAAGTTGTAGAAAATTTGGAACCAGCGGTTAAAAGACGTTTGGCGAGCGCGCAAGGTAAACTGGCCTTGGTTACTGATAAGGCAATGGATGCAGCTGGTTTCTATGATCAAATTGCAACGGGAGATATGCAGAGTATGTTACGCGCGACGGCGTAA
- a CDS encoding PilZ domain-containing protein, translating into MINEDKRRFMRMSVDAVAKLTELESGKVHQGVCHDLSATGLSVTVSDPIEANSTVDIFIDSSGDMIQPLSAHATVIRCSQEQDEQWVVGLEITKFN; encoded by the coding sequence ATGATCAATGAAGATAAACGCCGTTTTATGCGTATGTCGGTGGATGCAGTAGCAAAATTAACCGAACTTGAGTCGGGTAAAGTGCACCAAGGAGTTTGTCACGATTTAAGCGCTACAGGGTTGTCGGTGACAGTGAGCGACCCAATCGAAGCAAATTCAACCGTTGACATTTTCATTGATTCCAGTGGCGATATGATCCAGCCGCTTAGTGCTCATGCAACCGTGATCCGTTGCAGTCAAGAGCAGGACGAGCAGTGGGTTGTAGGACTTGAAATCACCAAGTTCAATTAG
- a CDS encoding HD domain-containing protein, producing MTLKMHELEKACEEFMLSTPCADTAHDLSHIKRVVKVAKSLCEAEGADPAVVIPAAWLHDCVAVAKNHPDRPLASKLAADKAVAFLTELKYDTDKLEAIHHAIVAHSFSAGVTPTTLEAKIVQDADRMDALGAIGVSRCMKVGGAIARNLYNVEDPFCEHRKADDTKYTLDHFFIKLLHIKDNMHTTAAREQAQARTQYMQDFLEQLKSEIAG from the coding sequence ATGACGTTAAAAATGCATGAATTAGAAAAAGCATGTGAAGAGTTTATGCTGTCGACACCATGTGCAGATACCGCCCATGATTTGTCTCATATCAAGCGTGTAGTTAAAGTCGCAAAGTCACTTTGCGAAGCTGAGGGGGCGGATCCTGCTGTGGTGATCCCTGCCGCTTGGTTACATGATTGTGTTGCCGTAGCAAAAAATCATCCAGACAGACCGTTGGCGTCGAAACTAGCTGCAGACAAGGCGGTTGCCTTCCTAACAGAGTTGAAGTACGACACGGATAAACTCGAGGCGATTCACCACGCCATTGTTGCACACAGCTTTAGCGCCGGTGTTACACCCACGACATTAGAAGCCAAAATTGTCCAAGATGCAGACAGAATGGATGCGTTAGGTGCAATAGGTGTCAGCCGCTGTATGAAAGTAGGTGGGGCGATAGCGCGTAATCTCTACAATGTAGAAGACCCTTTTTGTGAGCACAGAAAAGCTGACGATACCAAATATACCTTAGATCACTTTTTCATTAAGCTGCTGCATATTAAAGATAATATGCATACCACTGCAGCCCGTGAGCAGGCACAAGCCCGCACCCAGTATATGCAGGACTTTTTAGAACAGCTAAAGTCAGAAATAGCGGGTTAA
- a CDS encoding DUF2938 domain-containing protein, with amino-acid sequence MENLYSMLMPAVVIGVGATLVMDLWAFMLSRVFAIKGLDYALVGRWIGHLCQGQLTHQGIGRSKPISGERVIGWCMHYLIGIVFALVLLQGVGKPWLIEPSLLIALVFGLITCVFPFFIMQPCFGAGIAASKLPEPNKARVKSMAAHLIFGFGLFLSSFIYVSLL; translated from the coding sequence GTGGAAAACCTATATTCGATGTTAATGCCAGCAGTCGTGATTGGCGTTGGTGCAACGCTTGTTATGGATTTGTGGGCATTTATGCTAAGTCGCGTGTTTGCCATAAAGGGCTTAGATTATGCGTTAGTTGGTAGGTGGATTGGACACTTGTGTCAAGGTCAACTTACGCATCAAGGTATCGGGCGTAGTAAACCAATATCTGGTGAACGTGTCATTGGCTGGTGCATGCATTATCTCATTGGGATTGTATTCGCCTTGGTGTTACTACAGGGCGTGGGCAAGCCTTGGTTGATTGAGCCTAGCCTTTTGATTGCGTTAGTTTTTGGCTTAATAACATGTGTTTTTCCATTTTTTATTATGCAACCCTGTTTTGGCGCAGGGATCGCAGCATCTAAATTACCAGAGCCGAATAAGGCAAGGGTAAAAAGTATGGCAGCACATTTGATTTTTGGCTTTGGATTATTTTTAAGCTCGTTTATATATGTAAGCTTATTATGA
- a CDS encoding M48 family metallopeptidase, whose protein sequence is MQYQLKKSRKRKSVAIKIKAGQVFVYAPEQICERWLHNWVESKSDWIKSKLALKIIPKSPRPLETGIVQVFGETFTIQRGESTTSVIDFDNKRVLLKAVKNEWRELVALLSETLNDYLDMVIARYQPDIQARFDTLKIRVYKSRWGSFSSKGVLAFNTFLIGAPKWVIDYVVVHELCHFHVMAHNSAFWHLVTKHYGHDHKMARRYLRDHGSDLMIEH, encoded by the coding sequence TTGCAATATCAATTAAAGAAAAGCCGAAAGCGTAAGAGCGTTGCGATAAAAATAAAAGCTGGCCAAGTATTTGTGTATGCGCCAGAGCAAATTTGCGAGCGCTGGTTACATAATTGGGTGGAAAGCAAATCCGATTGGATAAAATCAAAGCTTGCTCTAAAAATCATACCAAAAAGCCCTCGGCCACTGGAAACAGGAATTGTGCAAGTATTCGGCGAGACCTTTACCATTCAAAGAGGCGAAAGTACGACTTCTGTAATTGATTTTGATAACAAAAGGGTTTTACTTAAGGCTGTCAAAAATGAATGGCGTGAATTAGTTGCGCTGTTAAGCGAAACGCTAAATGACTATTTAGATATGGTTATTGCGCGCTATCAACCTGATATTCAAGCTCGCTTTGATACCCTAAAAATACGCGTTTATAAAAGCCGCTGGGGCAGTTTTTCATCTAAAGGCGTGCTTGCGTTTAATACGTTTTTGATTGGTGCGCCTAAGTGGGTAATTGACTATGTGGTCGTGCACGAACTTTGCCATTTTCATGTCATGGCACACAATAGCGCATTTTGGCATTTGGTAACAAAGCACTATGGCCACGACCATAAAATGGCTCGGCGTTACTTACGTGACCACGGTAGTGACTTGATGATTGAGCATTAG
- a CDS encoding response regulator — protein MSTREKRKNAPHLLVVDDEYFNYEMLEMALSGSFELSYANSGTSCLSNAIADPPDAILLDVCMPGLDGYDTCRMLKNTPETKDIPVLMVSGLESEKEQKAGFDAGCDAYVVKPFSMQSLLEKIKSMV, from the coding sequence ATGTCCACACGAGAGAAAAGGAAAAATGCACCGCACCTGCTGGTGGTTGACGACGAGTATTTTAACTATGAAATGCTTGAAATGGCGCTTTCGGGGTCGTTTGAGCTGAGCTATGCAAACTCGGGTACGAGCTGCTTATCTAATGCGATTGCTGATCCTCCAGATGCTATTTTGCTTGATGTGTGTATGCCGGGTCTTGACGGTTACGACACCTGTCGAATGTTGAAAAATACACCAGAGACGAAGGACATTCCTGTATTAATGGTGTCTGGTTTAGAGTCTGAAAAGGAACAAAAAGCGGGATTCGATGCAGGCTGCGATGCCTATGTGGTTAAGCCATTCTCAATGCAATCGCTATTAGAAAAAATAAAATCAATGGTGTAG
- a CDS encoding class I SAM-dependent methyltransferase: protein MTCALYLQPGREKSLNRRHPWVFSKAIKKVKGKPALGDTVKIYSNEGKYLATAAYSPDSQIRARIWTFDESQHIDQAFFEQKLARALAAREYVIAEGGLTGFRLCAAESDGLPGVTIDKFDNYLVCQLLSAGAERHKGEIVMALQSLFPDCHVYERSDVDVRKKEGLDKITGPLAGYAPTAPVLISENGLKIEVDIIGGHKTGFYLDQRDSRAALERFVKDKQVLNCFCYTGTFGLYALRGGCSKVINVDVSQPALDTAKRNVEHNELDLSKAEFVKQDVFKLLRQYRDEGRQFDTIVMDPPKFAESKAQLNGACRGYKDINMIAMQILKPGGTLLTFSCSGLMEQNLFQKVVADAALDAGKELLIMERLNQAADHPIAGNYPEGFYLKGLICKVY from the coding sequence ATGACTTGCGCGCTATATCTGCAACCGGGCAGAGAAAAATCCCTTAACAGAAGACACCCTTGGGTTTTCTCAAAGGCCATTAAAAAAGTAAAAGGTAAGCCTGCCCTTGGTGATACCGTCAAGATTTACAGCAATGAGGGTAAATACCTCGCCACAGCCGCTTACAGTCCAGACTCTCAGATCAGAGCCAGAATTTGGACATTTGATGAATCACAACATATCGACCAAGCGTTCTTTGAGCAAAAGCTTGCAAGGGCATTAGCAGCCAGAGAATATGTTATCGCTGAAGGTGGTTTAACTGGCTTTAGATTGTGTGCCGCAGAGTCAGATGGCTTGCCGGGTGTAACTATTGATAAATTTGATAACTACTTGGTGTGTCAGCTGCTAAGCGCAGGTGCCGAGCGCCACAAGGGTGAAATCGTAATGGCGTTGCAATCACTATTTCCTGATTGTCATGTTTACGAGCGCTCTGATGTTGATGTACGTAAAAAAGAAGGCCTTGATAAAATTACTGGACCGCTTGCAGGCTACGCACCAACTGCACCAGTCCTGATTAGCGAAAATGGTTTAAAGATTGAAGTCGATATCATCGGCGGCCATAAAACCGGCTTTTATCTAGATCAACGTGACAGTCGAGCCGCGTTAGAGCGCTTTGTAAAAGACAAACAAGTGCTTAACTGCTTCTGCTACACCGGTACATTTGGCCTTTATGCGCTGCGCGGTGGCTGTAGTAAAGTTATCAATGTTGACGTATCGCAGCCAGCACTCGACACAGCTAAACGCAATGTAGAGCATAATGAACTAGACTTGTCGAAGGCCGAGTTTGTTAAGCAAGACGTGTTCAAACTACTAAGACAATATCGTGATGAGGGCCGTCAATTCGATACGATTGTGATGGATCCACCAAAGTTTGCAGAAAGTAAGGCGCAGCTTAACGGTGCTTGTCGTGGCTATAAAGATATCAACATGATTGCCATGCAGATATTAAAGCCAGGTGGCACGTTACTCACCTTCTCGTGTTCTGGCCTTATGGAACAAAATCTATTCCAGAAAGTCGTTGCTGACGCTGCGCTCGATGCCGGTAAAGAATTGTTGATTATGGAAAGGCTAAATCAAGCAGCCGACCACCCTATTGCGGGCAATTATCCAGAAGGCTTTTACCTAAAAGGCCTTATTTGTAAGGTTTATTGA
- a CDS encoding helix-turn-helix domain-containing protein — translation MDISEVAKKSGLPASTLRYYEEKGLIRSIGRQGLKRVFPPSILERLALITLGRNAGFSLDEIADMFTPEGKADIDRAKLQSKADELNETIKHLTAMRDGLYHAAKCPAPSHFECPTFQKLLKRVGKVRPEK, via the coding sequence ATGGATATCAGTGAAGTTGCAAAGAAGTCAGGTTTACCCGCATCCACGCTTAGATATTATGAAGAAAAAGGACTGATCCGATCGATTGGTCGACAGGGGCTCAAACGTGTTTTCCCCCCTTCGATACTTGAACGTCTAGCGCTTATTACACTAGGCAGAAACGCAGGCTTTTCGTTAGATGAAATAGCGGACATGTTTACCCCCGAGGGTAAAGCGGATATTGATAGGGCGAAGTTACAATCCAAAGCGGATGAATTAAATGAAACCATTAAGCATTTAACTGCAATGCGAGATGGCCTCTATCACGCTGCCAAATGCCCTGCGCCAAGCCATTTTGAGTGTCCGACATTTCAAAAGCTTTTAAAACGCGTGGGAAAAGTGAGGCCCGAAAAATAA